The Streptomyces achromogenes genome window below encodes:
- a CDS encoding putative bifunctional diguanylate cyclase/phosphodiesterase, translated as MEPTESAAPESWLRRRRVAGVRWGDRWAGRSEPRPAAQTYVPHTAPRPVLEGGFPALPPGAPGAEADRRLSWPTLPASVAGAAALVLGAGFSRAYTEHHALFPSGTAGWALAVLVGVVVGHLVLLGRARWWGGTGSGAALTLAVLLLYGWVPAGMVSLTVVVLVGIARRHRWRQGVLHGAVDVLGIGAGALLLAACGRIPSVEHPWTPGSWTVYTGPQVVLVAVAYLAVTRVLLWYLHAPRLGGLPTVARTALVRQGLVAVALLGIAPLICVVAVAKPILLPLFAIPLIALDSTLWMARARAEEQLRDPLTGLPNRQWLLERIWTALDDAERIGARSALMLIDLDRFRSVNDTLGHLAGDRLLLQIAERLKLALPRGAEVARLGGDEFAVLLPVADSTTSATRVARGLVADLSSPLDLDGLTLVLEASAGVAVFPDHALDAEGMLRRADVAMYQAKRDRTGVEVYESKRDSNTPDRLGLLGDLRRALDAHEVQLHYQPKVRFDGQVAGLEALVRWVHPERGKVPPDEFIAIAESSGLMPHLTEYVLDTALGQVARWRAQGLFVPVAVNVSPRDVHTPGFAGSVAARLARHGVPAGALQLEITEHVLLEDPQRAADTLNALTGHGVKMSLDDFGTGYSSLVHLRRLPVSELKIDRSFVARLAVDAEDAEIVRCTVDLAHSLGLLVVAEGVEDDETWERLRDLGCDAVQGWLVAAAMPADETTAWLRARGSRGWQRPRAALPAAAAEE; from the coding sequence ATGGAACCGACCGAGAGCGCCGCCCCGGAGTCATGGCTGCGCCGGCGCCGGGTCGCCGGCGTCCGGTGGGGAGACCGGTGGGCGGGGCGCTCCGAACCGCGGCCGGCCGCGCAGACGTACGTGCCGCACACCGCACCGCGTCCCGTTCTCGAGGGCGGCTTCCCCGCCCTGCCCCCCGGGGCGCCCGGCGCCGAAGCCGACCGGCGGCTCTCCTGGCCCACCCTGCCCGCGTCGGTCGCCGGGGCGGCCGCGCTGGTCCTCGGCGCCGGTTTCTCCCGCGCCTACACCGAACACCACGCCCTCTTCCCGTCCGGCACCGCCGGCTGGGCGCTGGCCGTCCTCGTCGGCGTCGTCGTCGGCCACCTGGTGCTCCTCGGCCGCGCCCGGTGGTGGGGCGGCACCGGCTCCGGCGCCGCCCTCACCCTCGCCGTCCTGCTGCTGTACGGGTGGGTGCCGGCCGGCATGGTCAGCCTCACCGTCGTCGTCCTGGTCGGCATAGCCCGGCGCCACCGCTGGCGGCAGGGCGTCCTGCACGGCGCGGTGGACGTCCTCGGCATCGGCGCGGGCGCCCTGCTGCTGGCCGCCTGCGGACGGATACCGTCCGTGGAACACCCCTGGACTCCCGGCAGTTGGACGGTCTACACCGGCCCGCAGGTGGTCCTGGTGGCCGTCGCCTACCTCGCCGTCACCCGGGTCCTGCTCTGGTACCTGCACGCCCCCCGCCTCGGCGGGCTGCCCACCGTCGCCCGGACGGCCCTGGTCAGACAGGGCCTGGTCGCCGTCGCCCTGCTCGGCATCGCACCGCTGATCTGCGTGGTGGCCGTGGCCAAGCCGATCCTGCTGCCGCTGTTCGCCATCCCGCTCATCGCCCTCGACTCCACCCTGTGGATGGCCCGCGCCCGCGCCGAGGAGCAGCTGCGCGACCCGCTCACCGGCCTGCCCAACCGCCAGTGGCTCCTGGAGCGGATCTGGACCGCCCTGGACGACGCCGAGCGCATCGGCGCCCGGTCCGCCCTGATGCTGATCGACCTCGACCGCTTCCGCTCGGTCAACGACACCCTCGGACACCTCGCCGGCGACCGGCTGCTGCTCCAGATAGCCGAGCGGCTGAAGCTCGCCCTCCCGCGCGGAGCGGAGGTCGCCCGGCTCGGCGGGGACGAGTTCGCCGTCTTACTGCCCGTCGCCGACTCCACGACCTCGGCGACCCGGGTCGCCCGCGGCCTGGTGGCCGACCTCAGCTCGCCGCTCGATCTCGACGGACTCACCCTCGTCCTGGAGGCCAGCGCGGGCGTCGCCGTCTTCCCCGACCACGCGCTCGACGCCGAGGGCATGCTGCGACGGGCCGACGTGGCGATGTACCAGGCCAAGCGGGACCGCACGGGCGTCGAGGTGTACGAGTCCAAGCGCGACTCCAACACCCCCGACCGGCTCGGCCTGCTGGGCGACCTGCGGCGCGCCCTCGACGCGCACGAGGTGCAGCTGCACTACCAGCCGAAGGTCCGCTTCGACGGACAGGTCGCCGGGCTGGAGGCCCTGGTTCGCTGGGTGCACCCGGAACGCGGAAAGGTGCCGCCGGACGAGTTCATCGCCATCGCCGAGTCGTCCGGGCTGATGCCGCACCTCACCGAGTACGTGCTGGACACGGCGCTCGGCCAGGTCGCCCGGTGGCGGGCCCAGGGGCTGTTCGTGCCGGTCGCGGTCAACGTCTCCCCGCGCGACGTCCACACGCCGGGCTTCGCGGGATCGGTCGCGGCGCGCCTCGCCCGGCACGGAGTGCCCGCGGGAGCGCTCCAACTGGAGATCACCGAACACGTCCTCCTGGAGGACCCGCAGCGCGCCGCCGACACCCTCAACGCACTGACCGGCCACGGCGTGAAGATGTCCCTCGACGACTTCGGCACCGGCTACTCCTCCCTCGTGCACCTGCGCCGGCTGCCGGTGAGCGAGCTGAAGATCGACCGCTCCTTCGTGGCGCGGCTGGCCGTCGACGCCGAGGACGCGGAGATCGTGCGCTGCACGGTCGACCTCGCGCATTCCCTGGGACTCCTGGTCGTCGCCGAGGGCGTCGAGGACGACGAGACCTGGGAACGCCTGCGCGACCTGGGCTGCGACGCCGTCCAGGGCTGGCTGGTGGCGGCCGCCATGCCGGCGGACGAGACGACGGCGTGGCTGCGGGCCAGGGGCTCACGCGGCTGGCAGCGCCCGCGGGCGGCATTGCCGGCGGCCGCCGCCGAGGAGTAG
- the gatC gene encoding Asp-tRNA(Asn)/Glu-tRNA(Gln) amidotransferase subunit GatC — protein sequence MPGITREEVAHLARLARLELKPEELEHFAGQLDDIIGAVARVSEVADQDVPPTSHPLPLTNVMRADEVRPSLTPEQALSGAPAQEQQRFKVPQILGED from the coding sequence ATGCCTGGCATCACGCGCGAGGAGGTCGCCCACCTCGCCCGGCTGGCGCGTCTGGAGCTGAAGCCCGAAGAGCTCGAGCACTTCGCGGGACAGCTGGACGACATCATCGGCGCGGTCGCCCGCGTCAGCGAGGTCGCCGACCAAGACGTACCGCCGACCTCGCACCCGCTCCCGCTGACCAACGTCATGCGGGCGGACGAGGTCCGTCCGTCGCTCACCCCCGAGCAGGCGCTCTCCGGCGCCCCGGCCCAGGAGCAGCAGCGTTTCAAGGTGCCGCAGATCCTGGGGGAGGACTAA
- the gatA gene encoding Asp-tRNA(Asn)/Glu-tRNA(Gln) amidotransferase subunit GatA, translating into MTDNVTIIRLTAAETAEKIASGELTAVQVAEAHLARIEAVDEKVHAFLHVDREGALAQARAVDEKRERGEKLGPLAGVPLALKDIFTTEGIPTTVGSKILEGWIPPYDATLTKRLKAADVVILGKTNMDEFAMGSSTENSAYGPTGNPWDLTKIPGGSGGGSSAALASFQAPLAIGTDTGGSIRQPAAVTGTVGVKPTYGAVSRYGMVAFSSSLDQGGPCARTVLDAALLHEVIAGHDPLDSTSIDAPVPPVVEAARNGSVEGMRVGVVKQFRGEGYQAGVIQRFDESVALLKELGAEIVELDCPSFDLALSAYYLIAPSECSSNLARFDGLRYGLRVGDDGSNSAEAVTSLTREAGFGPEVKRRIMLGTYALSSGYYDAYYGSAQKVRTLITRDFEKAFEQVDVIVSPTTPTTAFAIGERADDPMAMYLADLCTIPTNLAGNAAMSLPCGLAPEDNLPVGLQIIAPALKDDRLYKVGAAVEAAFVERWGHPLIEEAPSL; encoded by the coding sequence ATGACGGACAACGTCACCATCATCAGGCTCACCGCCGCCGAGACCGCCGAGAAGATCGCCTCCGGCGAGCTCACGGCCGTCCAGGTCGCCGAGGCCCACCTGGCCCGTATCGAGGCCGTCGACGAGAAGGTCCACGCCTTCCTGCACGTCGACCGCGAGGGCGCTCTCGCGCAGGCCCGCGCCGTCGACGAGAAGCGGGAGCGGGGCGAGAAGCTCGGCCCGCTGGCCGGCGTGCCGCTCGCGCTCAAGGACATCTTCACCACCGAGGGCATCCCGACGACCGTCGGCTCGAAGATCCTCGAGGGCTGGATCCCGCCGTACGACGCGACGCTCACCAAGCGGCTGAAGGCAGCCGACGTCGTCATCCTCGGCAAGACCAACATGGACGAGTTCGCCATGGGGTCCTCCACCGAGAACAGCGCCTACGGCCCGACCGGCAACCCCTGGGACCTCACCAAGATCCCCGGCGGCTCCGGCGGCGGTTCGTCCGCCGCGCTCGCCTCCTTCCAGGCGCCGCTCGCCATCGGCACCGACACCGGCGGCTCCATCCGCCAGCCGGCCGCCGTCACCGGCACGGTCGGCGTGAAGCCGACGTACGGCGCGGTCTCCCGCTACGGCATGGTCGCCTTCTCGTCCTCCCTCGACCAGGGCGGCCCCTGCGCCCGCACGGTCCTGGACGCGGCGCTGCTGCACGAGGTCATCGCCGGGCACGACCCGCTGGACTCCACGTCCATCGACGCGCCCGTCCCGCCGGTCGTCGAGGCCGCCCGCAACGGCAGCGTCGAGGGCATGCGCGTCGGTGTCGTCAAGCAGTTCCGCGGCGAGGGCTACCAGGCCGGAGTCATCCAGCGGTTCGACGAGTCCGTCGCGCTGCTGAAGGAGCTGGGCGCCGAGATCGTCGAGCTGGACTGCCCGTCCTTCGACCTCGCGCTGTCGGCGTACTACCTGATCGCGCCGTCCGAGTGCTCGTCCAACCTCGCCCGCTTCGACGGCCTGCGCTACGGCCTGCGGGTCGGCGACGACGGCAGCAACTCGGCGGAGGCGGTCACCTCCCTCACCCGTGAGGCGGGCTTCGGCCCCGAGGTCAAGCGCCGCATCATGCTCGGCACGTACGCCCTGAGCTCGGGCTACTACGACGCCTACTACGGCTCCGCGCAGAAGGTCCGCACGCTCATCACGCGGGACTTCGAGAAGGCCTTCGAGCAGGTCGACGTGATCGTCTCGCCGACGACGCCGACCACCGCCTTCGCGATCGGCGAGCGCGCCGACGACCCGATGGCGATGTACCTGGCCGACCTGTGCACCATCCCGACCAACCTCGCGGGCAACGCCGCCATGTCGCTGCCCTGCGGTCTCGCCCCGGAGGACAACCTCCCGGTCGGTCTGCAGATCATCGCCCCGGCGCTGAAGGACGACCGTCTCTACAAGGTCGGCGCCGCCGTCGAGGCCGCCTTCGTGGAAAGGTGGGGTCACCCGCTCATCGAGGAGGCTCCGTCGCTGTGA
- the gatB gene encoding Asp-tRNA(Asn)/Glu-tRNA(Gln) amidotransferase subunit GatB, whose protein sequence is MTTTTDLVSYEDALASYDPVMGLEVHVELGTKTKMFCGCSTELGAEPNSQTCPTCLGMPGALPVVNAIGIESAIKIGLALNCEIAEWCRFARKNYFYPDMPKNFQTSQYDEPIAFDGYLDVQLEDGETFRVQIERAHMEEDTGKSTHVGGATGRIHGASHSLLDYNRAGIPLIEIVTKPIEGAGERAPEVARAYVRELREVIKALGVSEARMEMGQMRCDVNLSLRPHGREKFGTRSETKNVNSLRSVERAARFEIQRHAAVLNGGGTIVQETRHFHEDTGSTTSGRVKEEAEDYRYFPEPDLVPVAPSREWVEEIRAGLPELPLARRNRLVAEWGISANDMQSILNAGALDLIVTTIDAGADAASARKWWMGELARSANESGVPIDELAITPQQVARVAELVLKGDLNDKLARQVIEGVLAGEGGPDEVVDKRGLKVVSDDSALGTAVDEAIAGNPGVADKIRGGKVAAVGALVGAVMKATRGQADAARVKELILEKLGVSEG, encoded by the coding sequence GTGACCACCACGACCGACCTGGTGTCGTACGAGGACGCGCTGGCGTCGTACGACCCCGTCATGGGCCTCGAGGTCCATGTCGAACTCGGCACCAAGACGAAGATGTTCTGCGGGTGCTCGACCGAGCTGGGCGCCGAGCCCAACTCGCAGACGTGCCCCACCTGCCTCGGCATGCCCGGCGCGCTCCCGGTCGTCAACGCGATCGGCATCGAGTCGGCCATCAAGATCGGTCTCGCGCTGAACTGCGAGATCGCCGAGTGGTGCCGTTTCGCCCGGAAGAACTACTTCTATCCGGACATGCCGAAGAACTTCCAGACCTCCCAGTACGACGAGCCGATCGCCTTCGACGGCTACCTCGACGTACAGCTGGAGGACGGCGAGACCTTCCGGGTGCAGATCGAGCGCGCCCACATGGAGGAGGACACCGGGAAGTCGACGCACGTCGGCGGCGCCACCGGCCGCATCCACGGCGCGTCCCACTCGCTGCTGGACTACAACCGGGCCGGCATCCCGCTCATCGAGATCGTCACCAAGCCGATCGAGGGCGCGGGCGAGCGTGCCCCCGAGGTCGCCCGGGCGTACGTGCGTGAGCTGCGCGAGGTCATCAAGGCGCTCGGCGTCTCCGAGGCGCGCATGGAGATGGGCCAGATGCGCTGCGACGTGAACCTGTCGCTGCGCCCGCACGGCCGGGAGAAGTTCGGCACGCGCTCCGAGACGAAGAACGTGAACTCGCTGCGGTCCGTGGAGCGTGCGGCCCGTTTCGAGATCCAGCGGCACGCGGCCGTCCTGAACGGCGGCGGCACGATCGTCCAGGAGACCCGCCACTTCCACGAGGACACCGGGTCCACGACCTCGGGCCGCGTGAAGGAGGAGGCCGAGGACTACCGGTACTTCCCGGAGCCCGACCTGGTCCCGGTCGCCCCGTCCCGCGAGTGGGTCGAGGAGATCCGCGCCGGGCTGCCGGAGCTGCCGCTGGCCCGCCGCAACCGGCTGGTCGCCGAGTGGGGCATCTCCGCCAACGACATGCAGTCGATCCTGAACGCCGGCGCGCTGGACCTGATCGTCACCACCATCGACGCCGGGGCCGACGCGGCGTCCGCCCGCAAGTGGTGGATGGGCGAACTGGCCCGCAGCGCCAACGAGTCGGGCGTCCCGATCGACGAGCTGGCCATCACGCCGCAGCAGGTCGCCCGGGTCGCCGAGCTGGTACTCAAGGGTGACCTGAACGACAAGCTGGCGCGCCAGGTCATCGAGGGCGTCCTCGCGGGCGAGGGCGGCCCGGACGAGGTCGTCGACAAGCGTGGGCTGAAGGTCGTCTCCGACGACTCGGCGCTGGGCACGGCCGTCGACGAGGCCATCGCCGGCAACCCGGGCGTCGCCGACAAGATCCGCGGCGGCAAGGTGGCAGCGGTCGGCGCGCTGGTCGGCGCCGTGATGAAGGCCACGCGCGGCCAGGCCGACGCGGCCCGCGTCAAGGAGCTGATCCTGGAGAAGCTGGGCGTCAGCGAGGGCTGA
- a CDS encoding MMPL family transporter — protein sequence MAALARWCVRNRLVVVLLWLLALTGTATAAAVAGSAYSNDYEVPGTESGRATSLLTEAFPDLGGDSDTVVWHTTTGSVEAADVEQTMTRTLEKIAGLPGVASVAGPYGDRGTAQISRDGHTAYATVTFEDRAEDIDEGEARAVVDAAKAAETDGLQVELGGSAIALTESSGGHLAEIVGVIVAGVVLFLAFGSLAASALPIATALVGVGTAYAGIVLLGHAMTVADFAPMLGMLIGLGVGIDYALFIVTRHRRGLKRGLPVAEAAANAVTTTGRAVVFAGATVCIALLGMLILRLSFLNGVAIAASLTVVLTVAASVTLLPALLSLIGMRALSRRERRRLTEHGPQPELPTGLAARWSAFVERRPKLLGALALVVIGVLALPTFSLRLGTSDQGNGPETATTRQAYDLLADGASRPSAAESGGGFGPGVNGPLTLVTRVGGAEDRLALDNLDTALRTTEGVASVTPVAFGSGGRTAYLTVVPDSAPQSQRTSELVDRLRTEVLPRAEAGTSLDVQVGGVTAGYDDFADVIVDKLPLFVGVVIGLGCLLLLLAFRSVGIPLKAAVMNVAAVAAAFGIVVAVFQWGWGSELLGLGRAGPIEPFLPVIMVSVLFGLSMDYQVFLVSRMYEEWLETGDNRRAVRVGLAETSRVINSAAVIMISVFLAFVLSGDRVIAMFGIALAAAVALDAFVLRTLLVPALMHLLGGANWWLPRALDRRLPRISIEPPECRAAHERLAGAMDELEREPRPDVRDIAG from the coding sequence GTGGCAGCCCTCGCGCGTTGGTGTGTCCGCAACCGCCTGGTGGTGGTGCTGCTCTGGCTCCTCGCCCTGACAGGCACGGCCACCGCGGCCGCCGTCGCCGGCTCCGCGTACTCCAACGACTACGAGGTCCCCGGCACCGAGTCCGGTCGCGCCACCTCGCTGCTCACCGAGGCCTTCCCGGACCTGGGCGGCGACAGCGACACCGTCGTCTGGCACACCACGACCGGCTCCGTGGAGGCCGCCGACGTCGAACAGACCATGACCCGGACGCTGGAGAAGATCGCCGGCCTGCCCGGCGTGGCCTCCGTCGCCGGCCCCTACGGCGACCGGGGCACGGCGCAGATCAGCAGGGACGGGCACACCGCCTACGCGACCGTCACCTTCGAGGACCGCGCCGAGGACATCGACGAGGGCGAGGCCCGCGCCGTCGTCGACGCCGCCAAGGCCGCCGAGACCGACGGGCTCCAGGTCGAGCTGGGCGGCAGCGCCATCGCGCTCACCGAGTCCTCCGGCGGGCACCTCGCCGAGATCGTCGGCGTGATCGTGGCCGGCGTCGTGCTGTTCCTGGCCTTCGGCTCGCTCGCCGCGTCTGCGCTGCCCATCGCCACCGCCCTGGTGGGCGTCGGCACCGCCTACGCCGGGATCGTGCTGCTCGGGCACGCCATGACCGTCGCCGACTTCGCGCCCATGCTCGGCATGCTCATCGGGCTGGGCGTCGGCATCGACTACGCGCTGTTCATCGTGACCCGGCACCGGCGCGGCCTGAAACGCGGGCTGCCGGTCGCCGAGGCCGCCGCGAACGCCGTCACCACCACCGGGCGCGCGGTCGTCTTCGCGGGCGCCACCGTGTGCATCGCCCTGCTCGGCATGCTGATCCTGCGCCTGAGCTTCCTCAACGGGGTGGCGATCGCCGCCTCCCTCACCGTCGTCCTCACGGTCGCGGCCTCCGTGACGCTGCTGCCCGCCCTGCTGTCCCTCATCGGCATGCGCGCCCTCAGCCGCCGCGAACGCCGCCGCCTCACCGAACACGGGCCCCAGCCGGAGCTGCCGACCGGGCTCGCCGCCCGCTGGTCGGCGTTCGTGGAGCGCCGCCCCAAGCTCCTCGGGGCGCTCGCCCTGGTCGTCATCGGCGTCCTCGCCCTGCCCACCTTCTCTCTCCGCCTCGGCACCTCCGACCAGGGCAACGGCCCGGAAACGGCCACCACCCGCCAGGCCTACGACCTCCTCGCCGACGGCGCCTCCCGCCCGAGCGCAGCCGAGAGCGGGGGAGGTTTCGGACCCGGCGTCAACGGCCCGCTGACCCTCGTGACCCGCGTCGGCGGCGCCGAGGACCGGCTCGCCCTGGACAACCTCGACACCGCCCTGCGCACCACCGAGGGCGTCGCCTCCGTGACGCCGGTGGCCTTCGGCTCCGGCGGCCGCACCGCATACCTGACCGTGGTCCCGGACTCCGCCCCGCAGTCGCAGCGCACCAGCGAACTCGTCGACCGGCTGCGCACCGAGGTGCTGCCCCGCGCCGAGGCGGGCACCTCGCTCGACGTGCAGGTCGGCGGCGTCACGGCCGGCTACGACGACTTCGCGGACGTCATCGTCGACAAGCTGCCGCTCTTCGTGGGCGTCGTCATCGGCCTGGGCTGCCTGCTGCTCCTGCTCGCGTTCCGGTCCGTGGGCATCCCGCTGAAGGCGGCCGTCATGAACGTGGCCGCCGTCGCCGCCGCCTTCGGGATCGTGGTGGCCGTCTTCCAGTGGGGCTGGGGCAGCGAACTGCTGGGACTCGGCCGCGCCGGTCCCATCGAGCCCTTCCTCCCCGTGATCATGGTGTCGGTGCTGTTCGGGCTCTCCATGGACTACCAGGTCTTCCTGGTCAGCCGGATGTACGAGGAGTGGCTGGAGACCGGCGACAACCGGCGCGCGGTCCGCGTCGGCCTCGCCGAGACCAGCCGGGTCATCAACTCGGCCGCCGTCATCATGATCTCGGTCTTCCTCGCCTTCGTGCTCAGCGGCGACCGGGTGATCGCCATGTTCGGCATCGCGCTCGCCGCCGCCGTCGCCCTCGACGCCTTCGTCCTGCGCACCCTCCTCGTCCCCGCCCTCATGCACCTGCTCGGCGGCGCCAACTGGTGGCTGCCCCGGGCGCTCGACCGGCGCCTGCCGCGGATCAGCATCGAACCGCCCGAGTGCCGGGCCGCCCATGAGAGGCTCGCCGGGGCAATGGACGAACTGGAGAGGGAGCCGCGGCCGGATGTACGCGATATCGCTGGGTGA
- a CDS encoding GNAT family N-acetyltransferase, which translates to MYAISLGDGAELRPLEPWHAEEFLTHLQRGRDFINRYAPFGAKAVDAATARKVLQRYADMRAADTGSLHGLWLDGRLVGGALLLNFDAAGGNCEVGCWLEPAATGRGLVTRAVRVLIDHAVEQRGIQRVEWIASAGNTASLNVARRLGMTRDGVRRRAYPYRGERHDLEVWSVLAQEWRDARAGAAHNDL; encoded by the coding sequence ATGTACGCGATATCGCTGGGTGACGGAGCCGAGCTGCGCCCCCTGGAGCCCTGGCACGCCGAGGAGTTCCTGACGCACCTGCAGCGCGGCCGGGACTTCATCAACCGGTACGCCCCCTTCGGCGCGAAGGCCGTCGACGCGGCGACCGCGCGGAAGGTGCTGCAGAGGTACGCCGACATGCGCGCCGCCGACACCGGCTCACTGCACGGCCTGTGGCTGGACGGCCGCCTGGTGGGCGGTGCGCTCCTGCTGAACTTCGACGCCGCCGGCGGGAACTGCGAGGTCGGCTGCTGGCTGGAGCCCGCCGCCACCGGGCGCGGACTGGTCACCCGGGCCGTGCGGGTCCTGATCGACCACGCGGTGGAGCAGCGCGGGATCCAGCGGGTCGAGTGGATCGCCTCCGCCGGGAACACCGCCAGCCTGAACGTCGCACGACGGCTCGGGATGACCCGCGACGGCGTCCGCCGCCGGGCCTACCCCTATCGTGGGGAGCGGCACGACCTCGAGGTGTGGTCCGTGCTGGCCCAGGAGTGGCGCGACGCCCGCGCGGGCGCCGCTCACAACGATCTCTAA